Sequence from the Rutidosis leptorrhynchoides isolate AG116_Rl617_1_P2 chromosome 3, CSIRO_AGI_Rlap_v1, whole genome shotgun sequence genome:
AGTTACCGTCAATGTATGTAGTTTAGACGAGCAAACATGCTGAGAGTAGCTGGTTAATTAATTGTGTGATAATATCAGGTGAGGATTCTCAGGAAGATGTCCTCACGAGAGTATATCGTTATTGTATTTGTGTTTGCGTATCGATGTTTATGCAGTATAATGTGTTGTGCAGGATCTCAAAACTCCTTATTCAGTTGTGAGGTTCAACAAAGTGAACTACGCAAATGTATCGACAAACAACTACGCATTGCATAAGATTAAAGAAGTTTTAATAACCCCTTTCAGTTCATACTACCATTGTAGAACTGGAAGTTGTGCAACAATTTCTTTACATATTAATATGTAAAATAGTTTCTATAGTTTTGCTAGTGCCGAATTTTATTGAATACTTGGTCTTCTAGCGTGCGAGTCGATCATAATATATCATAATCATGACACAAATGTTACTTATAGCCGAAAACAAGTGGAATACGGTCACGTTGCGCAATCGAATATCCAATAAAAAAGTCGatattttttaaataatatttCTACCAGTACACTTATCTTTACAATAATATGCCTGCTTAATTGTTAATATGATGAGGTATAACATGTCACTGAAAATTTGTGGTACTTCATATGTTACCTGCTATAGTGCTATACAAAATTACATACTGAAAAAGTTATGAAGTTGTATGCAGTGAACATACATTTTCGGCCCTGTTTGATAACCTCTTTGGCGCCTTTGACCCGTTCCCTTTTTAGCTTAATAATTTCCAATGTTTAACCTGATTGAGATTGATATAACCCAAACGAACCCATTTATaactaaatgggtcaaaattgacaCCTAAGGGCATTCATAAAGATGAGTCAAACCTCCATAAATTTGAAAAAATGAGGGATTCAGAGGACTTCTCTATACTCTTCCATCCATGCCATCGAGAAGGCCAGACCACATTCCTTTAACCGGAGGTAATTGTGCTACAAAAGCATAACTTCCACGAACACGACCATCCAACCGAAGGGATAAATACCTACATTATCGGTAAATTAATAAATTATTGATGAGATGTTTGAACTTAAATATTTTAAAGCATATGCGGTAAGAAATTATAAGGGCTTACACAGGAGATTCAGGTGATACGTTTGCCAATTTCTTCTGGTCATCAAGCCAGCTGTGTATAGGCGAAATATGTTTAAATCAAGCTTAGTGGTTGTTACAAGAGAAGATAGCAAAACATCACGAAAAATAGCGAATGACGGTTTATTTTTATATTGCTTCACATTTCATTAGCTATAGTAAGGTTGCGTTTGATAAACTGATAAGTGCCAAATGGTTCAAAATATGAATATTTTAAAGGTTTTGATTGGAATTGGTTCTGAATATAACTGGATATATTAAGGGAAATGAAGGTGTTAAATGGTTAAGAGAGTACTTAAACTCTTTATCGGATTGTTAAACGGTTCAACATCATTTGTCATTCAGATATCACAGACAAATACACTAAAtgttgaatggttcaacattcattTCATTGCAGACTCATTAAATTGGCAAACAAAAACAACCTAAGTTCAATATGTGAGAAAATATATTCGTCAAAGTATAACTACATTTTTAAATACTCCATTTTAACTGTTTTCCATTGTAAACTATGATCAAATTTAGAAAACAGAATCAAGTTTAGGCACTTACTCGGACCATTCGGGCGTAAGTACAGGTACAAGCTGCCACAACCTTTTCCTTTTATTCGTTAACTCCTTAACATCATCACTCTCATCAAACTCAAAAGTAGGTGCATTTCCATCGGTCGAAAAAGGCACCACAAGCACACCTCGTTCTACAAGTTGTTCACTAAACGTCTCACTAAGTTTAAAAGCCTCGTTTATAAACGATGAAGGTCCAGCAACAATCACAAGACGCGCAAGTCCTCTAAACTCACTCACAGAAATAATCTTCTTTTCATCTACACGCAGTTTAAGTTTTGCGAGGTTTTCTTCTCTTGATAACCTCGCCATTTGCGCGTTCTTGATTTTGTTTTCTCTGTTATATAAAAACCCGAATAAAGCTGCAGCTCCTATATCTATCCCGagacccttagcgatatcaataaCCGTATCGGCTCGCGAAGGATTAGCGAGTGCACCAATAAGTTGTGTAGTAGCAATTAGTCCACCTAACGAAGCTTGTGCAACGAAAGTAATGTAAAAGAACATTCGCACGGATCTAAAGGGTGTAAGGACTTCACTCCTAATCCTGGCTTGAGAACTGCAGGGCAAATAAACTTCATTAGAGCGTAACTACTTGACCATGTTATTGTTTTGTATTCACACAATTAATTACTAATCTAGCTATTTAAATCAATTAAAAAACTTGTATTATATGTTCTTGGCTAGACATTTTTACATTAAATCGTAAGTTAAATGCACAAAACAACCGACTTCAAAActtgaatacatacaatacaatagATGATTTTGAAATTTGGGTGCATAAAATAGTAAAATGTGTAAAATTCAATGTACAAACAAACAAGAAAGCCCTAGAATtaaaaagttattatatatatatgattagttgaATTATAATCACAATTCAGAACTGGCAAATTGTTATACGTGAATCTATGATTACCTGATTTCGGTTGAGGAGGAGGGTTTAGAGGCCGAGCAAGTGATAGATAAAGGAACTTTAGCTCTGTTTATAACTGTAACTGTACGGATGGTGGAGAGGATAGAGTTTTGGCTGTTGATATTGAAGGAGAAACCAAAGCATTTGTATGTTTGATGAAGTTTATTGCAACCGGTAGTTACGATAGCGAGTTGTGCCATCGTAGACATGGGGAAGGTCACACGATAAGTTGCCGGAGAACCGTATGGAATGGTTGCGCTACAGTTATTATACTACCAGACATCTACTACCACCATGAGTGGTAGTTTGTTCTGTTATTTTCATCTTTGCATATTTTTAGCTTCTTTTCTTTTTTGGATGACTGGTATAGTGCTACGTGTAGCTTTTTTGACCAATTGTAACCTTTTTTCCATCTTGtttgattaaaaataaaaataaaatagaaaaatttctctatttttttttaattgcttgtatcagcgtatcatttatttcaacgaccctcatcatttgcgcacacacacgctagaaggaaacttctacccgggttgcttgacaactaatcgcAGGACATGGGTTGTTTGGCAACTAATCGCAGGAAATTGGAGAGAAAACATTCCGCCCTTCAAGAATTGAACCCGAGTTGCTTAGCAACTAATCGCGAGCCCTTCCACACTGAGCCATGATACCATTGAAGCAAACGTtcgttcgtaaaaaaaaaaatctcTCTATTATATACGTATCTATAATTTGGAAGCAGTATGAGCCATAATAAGTATTTAGCAGTAGCCCCGTCCCTATTTAACTGTTCACTGTTATTTTTCGAGAAGTTCGAAAATGACTGTCAACttctgtaaataaataaaaataccaaAGTAAAGTTTCTTTATACTTTATAGATAAAAAGTAAAGAGTAAactctaaaataattaaaaaaaaacaaaggTATAGTAACATTTTTAACGGTATATTTTTGTGTGGAGACAATTAAACTGAGACAAATGTATcaaactagttatcgaaccctcgcttcgcgccgtgggttcggttttcaatgtattttattgcgtttagtaaaattattttgtgtattgcgtttagtaaaattattttgtggctaacgatgatgtcgttgaagcgcaactcgagtcgaactaaaagctataacccgtgagagatttaaatgtttttttaaattaacaatatatgtgcatctccgcgtttcgctatggaattgtcgaccgttaaaaatttaacgcaaaatcaacgtgtatgaaaagtacccaaaatatttagcgttttttaaaaagcgtccgttttgcgtatagctagtgacattgtgttcttaaaattatttcgagtttaacgatagtgtcgaaaaaatttaactcattgcgagcgagaagatatgacccgttgaatatttgggtggagtttatttaagattttttatgaaaatggttatttgacactttacccccctgtttgaggggtcgatttgaatttttcaaaaaagtgtggggggcgttg
This genomic interval carries:
- the LOC139899205 gene encoding protein LOW PSII ACCUMULATION 1, chloroplastic-like, whose amino-acid sequence is MSTMAQLAIVTTGCNKLHQTYKCFGFSFNINSQNSILSTIRTVTVINRAKVPLSITCSASKPSSSTEISSQARIRSEVLTPFRSVRMFFYITFVAQASLGGLIATTQLIGALANPSRADTVIDIAKGLGIDIGAAALFGFLYNRENKIKNAQMARLSREENLAKLKLRVDEKKIISVSEFRGLARLVIVAGPSSFINEAFKLSETFSEQLVERGVLVVPFSTDGNAPTFEFDESDDVKELTNKRKRLWQLVPVLTPEWSDWLDDQKKLANVSPESPVYLSLRLDGRVRGSYAFVAQLPPVKGMWSGLLDGMDGRV